The Thioalkalivibrio sulfidiphilus HL-EbGr7 genome includes the window CACGTCCGCCGAGGATGTGTATGCCCTGGGTGATTGTGCCGAGGTGTCCGGGCTGGTGTTGCCCTACGTGATGCCCATCATGCACGGGGCCCGGGCCCTGGCGAAGACGCTCGCCGGAGAAGCCACCGAGGTGAGCTACCCGGCCATGCCCGTGGTGGTGAAGACGCCTGCCCACCCGGTGGTGGTGAATCCACCCTCGCCCGGTGCGGACGGCGAGTGGCAGATCGATTCTGTGGGGGAGGGCGTGCGCGCCCTGTTTCGCAACGGCGATCAGCTCGGTGGATTCGTGCTCACCGGGGCCGAGGCGGTGAAGGAAAAGCAGGCACTGGCCAGGCATGTACCGGCCGTCCTCTAAGAGGACGGCAGAGACAGGGGGCATGATCCAAGAAACAATGAAGGGCAGGATCACCGGCTTTTTCTTGTATCCTGACTCTTGTATCTTGTAACTGTCATTTCTGACAGTCTAGGTATGCCGCTATGGCCTCCCCCGCTTCCCCCTCCCCGGAACTCCTCGGTCTGCTGGACTCCCACGACGAGCCGGCGGTGTTGCTCGACCCCGATTACCACATCCTGGCCGCCAATGTCGCCTACCGGCGTGTCTATGGCGAGGTGGGCCGCGGGCACAAGTGCTTCCAGGTTTCCCATGGCTACACGGTGCCCTGTGACCAGGCGGGAGAGAGCTGTCCCCTCAAGGGCAGTCTGGAGACCGGTCAGGCTCAGCGGGTGCTGCATTTGCACCAGACGCCCAGGGGCGAAGAACACGTGGATGTGGAGACCCGGCCCATCCCCGGGGCCGATGGGCATGTGCGCTATGTGCTGGAGACCATGCGCCAAAGCAAGGTGGCCAGTGCCAGGCCCAGCGCAGAGAAGCTGGTGGGTCGTTCCTCTGCTTTCAATCATATGCTGGGGCTGGTGCAGCGGGTGGCCCCCAGCGAGGCGGCGGTACTGCTGCTGGGGGAGACCGGTACCGGCAAGGAGCTGGTGGCCCAGGCCCTCCATGAACTGAGCCCCCGGCACACCGGGCCCTTCGTGGCGGTGGAATGTGCGGGCCTCACCGACACCCTGTTCGAGAGCGAGCTGTTCGGCCACGAGCGCGGCGCCTTCACCGGCGCCACCAGCCTCAAGGTGGGACTGGTGGAGGCGGCCCGGGGCGGCACCCTGTTCCTGGACGAACTGGGCGATATTCCCCTGGGCATGCAGGTGAAATTGCTGCGCCTGCTGGAGACCGGCACCTTCCGGCGGGTGGGCGGCATCGAGCCCCAGAAGGCGGATTTCCGCCTGGTGTGTGCCACCCACCGGGACCTGGAGGCCCTGGTGCGGGCGGGCGAGTTCCGGGAAGACCTCTACTACCGCATCAGCGTGTTTCCCATCCATCTGCCCACCCTGCGGGAACGGCGCGAGGACCTGTCCCTGCTGGCGGAGGCCCTGCTGGCGCGCATCCCCTCGGCCCGGGACAAACGCCTGGGTCGGGATGCCCTGGCCATGCTTCGCGACTACCCCTTCCCCGGCAACATCCGTGAACTGCGCAACCTGCTGGAGCGGGCCAGCCTGCTGGCGGACGACCGGGAGATCGAGGCCCGTCACCTGGCGCTCGGACCCCACCAGACCCGGCAGGAGAACCTGTGCCCCGAATCGGGCGAGATCATTCCCCTTGACGATCTGGAGGGCCGCTACCTGCGTCAGGTCAGTGCCCGCTACCGGGGCGAGCGCCGGGAACTGGCGCGCCTGCTGGGGGTGAGCGAGCGCACCCTATACCGAAAGCTGGAGGGGCTTCGGGAAGGGCGGGATCATGGACAGGATTAACAGGATTAACAGGATTAACAGGATGTAAAAGCATTCAAACGCTGCCGTGTCATCCTGGTGGCCCGTCCCGAATCTTTTGTCATGGCCGCCATATTTGGCGGTCTTTTGTCTAAAACTGCCAAATATGGCGCATCTGCCCGGTCAGTCCTGGCTTGGACGAGAACTAGGCGGCTTGATGGATTTCTCATTATTTCAATCAGTTGACAGCCCCTCCAACGTGTAATCCCCCTGCTGGCATGGCCTGTGCAAGAGGCCTTGCCGATACAACGAAAGGCATCTGTCGCAACGCGCGGCGGACGCTCCGACAAAAGTCCTACAGCAGGGGGTCTCGATGGAACTCATCGGCCTTTATCCCACGTGGTACGAGCCTACGATCGGCAGCGGCTGGGTCGTGGGTCTCATCGCCACCATCCACGTGCTGTTCTCCCACACCTCCGTGGGGGCGGCCATCTTCTTTGCCTTTCTGGCGACCATCGCCTACCGGCGCAACCAGCCCGAGCTGCTCACCTTCATCAAGAAGTACGGCCTGTTTCTGCTGGTGTTCGCCTACGTGGCCGGTTCCATCACCGGTGTCGGCATCTGGTACTCCACCACGGTGGCGAGCCCCCGGGGCATCTCGGCGCTGATTCACAGCTTCGTGTGGAAGTGGGCCACCGAGTGGGTGTTCTTCGTCATCGAGGTGGTGGGCGTGTACATGGTGGTCTACCTGGTGGGCAAGGTGGACCAGCGCACCCACCTGCGCATCACCTGGATCTTCGCCCTGGCCTCCTACGCCACCATGCTGATCATCATCGGCATCCTGTCCTTCATGCTCTGGCCGGGCAAGGAGGCGTGGTTCGCCGAAGGCGGCTATCTCAACGGTTTCTACGGCTCCAACACCTTCGCCCAGTTGGCCATGCGCTCGGCCTTCATGTTCACCATGACCGCCGTGGTGGGCGGTATCGTGGCCTCGCGCCTGACGGACCTGGACCTGCGCCGTGAGATCATCCGCAAGCTGGCCTGGTTGGGCATCGTCTCCACCATCACCGGCACGGCGCTGTTCAGCTGGTACACGAGCACCCTGCCCGAGCACGCGCACCTGGTGATGCGGGCCCGCCTGCCCGACTGGTTCTCCGTGAGTCTGCTGGCGGTGCTGGGCGGCATCCTGGTGTACTTCATCGCCTCCCTGATCCAGCCGCGTCTGCTCACGCCGGTGGTGGCCTCCATCGCCACGGTGTCCATCCTGGTGTTCGGCCTGTGGCCCGAGGAAGTGGCGCGCGAGTCCATCCGCAAGCCCTATGTGGCCGGCGAGTACGTCTACTCCAACCAGGTGATCGGCCGTGACGTGCCGGGCATGGGCATCCGCTCCGAGATTCCGGTGCTCCAGGAACACGGGCTGCTCAAGACCCACGTGTTCCTGCCCGAGGAGCTGCGCGAGGTGACCGGCGAGAACGCCGCTCGGGTAGGCCGTGCCATCGCCCTGTCCATGTGTTCCAACTGCCACAGCGTCACCGACACCGGCATGCGTCCGCTGCGCAACTACCTGGGCGGGCACACCGACGTGGCGCGCATCAAGACCTACCTCAAGGGCGCGCTCACCACGGGCAACACCCTGTACATGCCCCTGATCCCGCTCACCGACGACGAGGCCGAGGCCCTGGCCGTGTACATGGCCAGCCTCAACGACCCGCAGGTGCCGGCGCGCTACGCCGCGCAGCGCGCCGGCATCGCCCGGGCGGATAACTCGCCCGCATCCGTCTCCATGAAGGAGTAAGACCATGGAAACCGAACTGCTCTATGCCCTGCGCGACCCGGCCGGCATCCCTTCCCACCCGGTGATCTTCCTGGTGCTGGGGGTGCTGACCTTCGCGCTGCACATCGCTGCCGTGCAGATGATGCTCGGCGCCTCGACCCTGACCCTGTGGGGCGCGTTCAGCCGCGACGCCCACCGCCGCCGCCTGGCCCAGTCCATGATCAACGTGGCCAAGGTGATGGTGTCGGTGGCCATCGTGCTGGGGGTCGCGCCCTTGCTGTTCGTGCAGGTGATCTACGACCCGTTCTGGTACACCGCCAACGTGCTCTCCGCCTGGTGGGTGATCGGTTTCATCCTGATCCTGCTGGTGGGCTACACGCTGATGTACGTCTTCTACTGGCGCAACCACCACCTGGCGGACACCGCCCGCAAGCCCAGCTGTCCCGGCGCCATGGTGGCCTCCATCGCGCTGCTGCTGGTGGTGGGTTTCATCATGCATGTGCTCTCCCAGCAGATGCTGCAGCCGGAGCAGTGGATGAGCTGGTATGCCCCCAATGGCGACCTGGAGACCCGGGGCACGGCCCTGCACGCCTTCCATCCCTGGCGCTTCCTGTTCTTCATCTCCCTGTCGGCGCCGGTCACCGGTGCGCTGCTGGTGGCCTACCAGCGCTACTTCCGCGCCCGGGACGACGTGGAGCCCGCCTATCTGGACTGGGTGCGTGACCTCGCCTATCGGCTGATCAACGTGGGCGGCGTGGTGGCCCTGGTGCTGGGCGCGGTGTGGATGGCGACCCTGCCGGAAGCGGTGGCAGGTTTTGCCTTCTCCCCCTGGGTGTGGGTGTCAGCCGCCGGTCTACTGGGCTTCGTGGGCTTCGCCCACTGGGTGCGTGGCAAGGGCAATAGCCCCTGGGCCTATGCCGTGCTCGGCGTGGGCACCGTGGCCATCATCCTGGTGGCGGTGGCCCGGGAGGCCCTGCGCTGGGCGAAGCTCCACGGCGTGCACGGTTACAACGCCCTGGATTACCCCATCAACATGGACTGGTACAGCACCCTCACCTTCTTCGTCACCTTCGGCGTCATGGGCGCCGGCGTGCTGGCCTATTACCTGACTGTGGCCTGGCGTGCCGGGCAGACGCAGGGGGTGTACACCGCCAGCGCCGTGGTGGACCGCATGGGCAACATCGCCATCGCCATGCTGGTGCTGTGGATCGTGCATTACTTCGTGCTCGGCTTTGTCTGGTGGGCGCTGTGATGAGGAGGCAGAAGACCGTGAAGAAGTTCGCTTACGCACTCGCCCTGATCGTGGCGCTGTTCGCTGCCACGGTCCATGCCCAGGCGTCCGAGACACAACAGAGCGAGCGGCCCACGGGCGAGATGATGGGCAACACCTGCGCCGCCTGCCACGGCACCCATGGGCGCCTCGGCAGCGCCGCCTTCGTGCCCCTGGCGGGCATGGCGGCGGAAGAGTTTGTGCGCGCCATGCGTGCCTTCCGTGACGGCAGCCGTCCCTCCACGCTCATGCACAGCGTGGCGGTGGGTTTTAGCGACGAGGAATACCAGGCCATGGCCGAGTTCTTCGCCGCCCAGCGAATCGAGGAGTAGAGACCATGCAGCGACGTGATTTTCTCAAGGCCCTGGGCGCCGGCGCGATGCTGGCCTCGGGTCTTTCCATCAAGAGCGTGTTCGCCAGTGCCACACCCCACGTGGTCATCGTGGGCGGCGGGGTGGGTGGCGCCACGGCGGCCAAGTACCTGAAGCTCGCCGACCCGAATATCCGCGTGACGGTGATCGAAAAGAACCCGGTCTACATCCGTCCCTACGGTTCCAGCGAGGTGCTCAACGACCACATCGGCATGACGGAACTGGAGGTCCGATACGATCGCCTGCGGGACCGCTACGGCATCGAGTTCCTGTTCGATACGGTCATCGGTGTGGACCCCCTGGCACGTACGGTACGCACCGCCGGCGGCGTGCAGCTCAACTACGACCGCATGATCGTCTCGCCCGGCATCCAGCTGCTCTACGATCGCATCGAAGGCTACAGCGCATCCGTGGCCGAGAGCCGCATCCCCAGTGCCTGGATCCCGGGCCACCAGACCCGCCTGCTGCGCGACCAGCTGCACGCCATGCGCCCGGGCGGCACCTTCGTGATCGTGGCCCCGCCCAACCCCTATCGTTGCCCGCCCGGGCCCTACGAGCGCGGCGCGCTGATGGCGGAGTGGTTCAAGGTCCACAATCCCACGGCCAAGGTGATCATCCTGGATTCCAAGGACAACTTCGTGCCGGGTCCCAGCATGCTGCTGGGCTGGAACCGGCTGTACGGCTACAACGTGCCGGAGCGCTTCCGGGAGGGTATGCCCACCGAGGGAGAATGGCCTATGAAGGCCCACGAGGAGCCGGGCATGCTGGAGTGGGTGGCCGGGCGCGACGGCGGCCGGGTGCTGTCCGTGGATCCTGCCGCGCTCAGCGTCGAGACCGAGGCCGGGCGCTTCCAGGCGGACGTGCTCAACATCGTGCCGCCTATGGTGGCCGGCCGCGTGGCCTTCGATCTGGATCTGGTGGATGGTACCGGCTACTGCCCCATCGACCGCCGCACCCACGAGTCCACCCGCCACCCGGGCATCCACGTGATCGGCGATGCCTGCGTGGCCGATGCCATGCCCAAATCCGGCTTTTCCGCCAATACCCAGGCCAAGGTGGCGGCCCGGGCCGTGGTGGATCTGCTGGCCGGGCGCGACACCCAGGTGCCCCTGTGGGAGAACACCTGCTATGCCCTGGCCGGCACCGAGTACGGCCTGTACGTGGCCGACATCTTCCGCCTGGTGGATGGGCGCATCACACGCACGGAGGGGCCACGCTTCCTGCCCCTGGATGCCTCCCGCGCCCAGATCCGCATCGGTGCCCTGTACCAGCAGAACTGGATGCGCACCTTCACCGAAGACTGCTTCGCGTAGGGGAAAGAACCATGAAGAAACACCTCTTGCTGATCCTGCTGCTGTCTCTGCTCGGCGGTCAGGCCTTCGCCGAACCGAAGCACGGCACTGCCGAGTCCTGGACGCCGGTGCGCCTGCACGCCGCGCTGGCCGCCATGCCCGAGGGCGATGTCGAGCGGGGTGCGCAACTGCACGCCGCGCTGTTCTGCGCCTCCTGTCATGGCGAGCGGGGCGAATCCCTGAGCCGCCACTGGCCGGCGCTCTCCGGTCAGCGCGCGCCCTACACCTACAAGATGATGCTGGACTATCGCGACGGTCTGCGCCACGAAGACGCCCGGGCCGAGATGATGGTGGTGCTGGCGCGCATGATGACCGAGCAGGACATGGCCGACGTGGCCGCCTTTTATGCCGCCCAGCCCCTGCCGGGCAGCGCACCACTCAAGAAGGGACACCCGGTGAACGACCTGGTGCGTCGCGGCGATCCCCAGCGCCTGATCACCCCCTGCGCCAGCTGTCATGGCGTGGAGGGGCAGGGCGGACGCAACGAGACCCCCTCGCTGGCCGGCCAGCGCCCCGAGTACCTGGTGCGCACCCTCAAGGCCTTCCGTGACAACACCCGGCACAACGACGTGCACCAGGGTATGGCCCAGTTCGCCTGGGATCTGACCGACGAGGAGATCCGCGCCCTGGCGGATTACTACACACGTTGAAATGGGAAGGGGAATGAGGAAGTGAGAAGTGAGAAGTGAGAAGAAAACCTTAACTCCTAACTCCTAACTCCTAACCCCTAACGCTTCACTTGAAACAACGGAGATCTGATCATGCGTAAGTCTTTATTCGCTGTAGCCCTGCTGTTGCTGCTCGGCACCGGAAATGCCCTGGCCCAGGGTGGTGTTGAGCGCGAGCTTTCCCGTCCCATTGTGGCCTTCATGCCACTGCTGGTGCGTCATGCCGACGCCCTGGGGCTGACAGAGGCCCAGCGGGCCTGGGTGGGTGAATGGCGCGCTACGGCTCCGGCCCGTCGTCAGGCGGTGGAGCAGGAGCAGCTGAAGCTGCGTCAGCAGCTGCGGGCAAACGTGCTGACCGGTGCGGACCTGTCCGATCGCGAGGCCATCGCCGAGCAGATCGGGCAGCTTGAGACCCAGCTGGTGAACATGCGCATGAACTGTGTACAGGCGGTGCGCGAGAATCTCACCGCAGAACAGTACCGGATGCTCACCGATCTCTACCGCAGCAGCCAGGCCGAGGGCGATTGCGTCCCCGGCACCAGTGCCATGTGTCGATGAAGTGGGAGGGGGGGGAATTGGGAAGTGAGAAGTGGCCTCTTTTCTCACTTCTCACTCCTCGCTTCTCACGACTCTGTCCCGTCCAGCCTGTTTGGCGGTGTACATGGCCTGGTCGGCACGGTCGAACAGGCTAAAAGCACTATCCGTTGGGCGGGCCATGGCCACCCCGATGCTGGCGGTCAGGGTGAAACCCGGGGCGGCGGACTGCAGCGCCTCGCAATTGCGCAGCACGCGACGGATGCGCTCGCCCGCCAGTAAGGCGTCCTCGGGACTTTCCGTGCTCATGAGCATCACGAACTCTTCACCGCCATAGCGGAACAGCATGTCGCTCTCCCGGGTGGCCTCCTGCAGACAGTCTGCGGCGGCCTTGAGCACCTGGTCGCCGGCGGAATGTCCCAGGGTGTCGTTGATGCGCTTGAAGTGATCGATGTCCACCACCAGCAGGGCCAGGTGCTGCTGACCACGGCGTAGGGCGGCCAGTTCGCGGGGCAGCAGGTGATCCAGGGCGGCGCGGTTGTAGAGTCCGGTGAGGGTGTCGGTCTGAGCGGCCTCCACGGCCTGGCGATAGAGCAGGCTGTTGCGCAGGGGATAGATCAGCACGCTGAGCAGGTTCTCCACCTCGGTCAGTTCCTCTTCCCGGAACTTGCGTCCGCGCAGGAAGCGCAGCTCACCGATCTCTTCGCGTTCCACCACCAGGTTGTAGCAGCAGCTGTGCCGTGACAGCCGTCCCCAGGACAGGTGCAGGCCCAGACCCGGGTGGTCGTAGGTCATGCCGTCATGGGGAAAGGCCCACTGAATGGCCTGGGTGAACAGTTCCAGGGTGCGCTCCAGCTCCAGGCTGGTCTGCAGGCGCTGGGCCAGTTCCGTGGGGCTGAGGGGCGCGGCTGTGGGGCCCGTACCGAGGGCAGGTGCGTTGCCGGCCTGGGGGGCCTGGCGGCTCATCAGCAGCGTGTTGAGGAACTTCGTTTTCATGATCCTGGGATCTCCCTGGCGTGATGTGCTTTTCTAAGCCAGATTCGTGCCACCCATAAAAATCAAATAAAAACAGATAATTAAATTACATTGCTCGTGGGTGTGCCGGGATAATGACGCTTGGTGGGAGGCCCCAGGACGCCCTGGGGCGGCAGGCGTCAGAAAACCGTGTCGTGAGTCCCGGGGCCCCTCGCTGCTACACTTCGCGCCCATGCTCCAACTCACCGATCTGACCCTTCGCCGCGGCCCCCGCATCCTGTTCCAGGACGCGGACCTGGCCGTGCACGCCGGCTGGCGGGTGGGACTCACCGGCGCCAACGGCACCGGCAAGTCCAGCCTGTTTGCCCTGATTCGTGGCCAGCTGTCCCCGGACAGCGGCAGTTGCGCCCTGCCGCCGGACTGGGTGATCGCCACCGTGGCCCAGGAAACCCCCGCCGTCTCCCGCTCCGCCCTGGACTACGCCATGGACGGGGACGTGGAATTGCGCACCCTGCAGGCCGAGCTTGCCGAGGCCGAGGCGGCCGAGGACGGTACCCTCATGGGCACCCTCCATGCCCGCCTGGATGCCATCGACGCCTATCGGGCCGAGAGCCGGGCGGGACGTCTGCTGCATGGCCTGGGCTTCACGGACGCGGATCTGGGGCGGCCGGTTTCGGATTTCTCCGGTGGCTGGCGCATGCGCCTGAACCTGTCCCAGGCGCTCATGTGTCGATCCGATCTGCTGCTCCTGGATGAGCCCACCAACCACCTGGACCTGGACGCCGTGCTGTGGCTGGAACAGTGGCTCACCAGCTACCCCGGCACCCTCATGCTCATCTCCCATGACCGCTCATTCCTGGATACGGTGGTGGACCACGTGGTGCACATCGAGCAGCAACGGGTGAGCCTCTACACGGGCAACTACAGCGCCTTCGAACTGCAGCGCGCCGAGGCCCTGGCACAGCAGCAGGCGCTCCATGAGCGCCAGAAGCGGGAGGTGGCACACATGGAGGCCTTCATCACCCGCTTCAAGGCCAAGGCCAGCAAGGCGCGCCAGGCCCAGAGCCGGGTGAAGGCCCTGGAGCGCATGACCCTGGTGGCCCCGGCCCACGTGGACTCGCCGTTTCATTTCACCTTTCCGGCCCCGGCGCGCCTGCCCAACCCCCTGTTGCAGCTGGAGCAGGTGCAGGCGGGTTACGGGGACAAGGCGGTGCTCAAGGGCGTGCAGATGGCCCTGCGTCCCGGCGACCGCATCGGCCTGCTGGGGCCCAATGGCGCCGGCAAGTCCACCCTGATCCGGGTGCTGGCTGGTGCCCAGCCCCCCCTGTCCGGTGAGCGGGATGCGGCCCCGGACCTGGCGGTGGGTTATTTCGCCCAGCACCAGCTGGAGCAGCTGGATGCCCAGGCCACGCCGCTGTTGCATCTGCAGCGCATCAATCCCCGGGCCACGGAACAGGCCCTGCGCAATTTCCTGGGTGGCTTCGGTTTCGCCGGTGATGCCGCGACTTCCCCGGTGGCCCCTTTTTCCGGCGGCGAGAAGGCCCGCCTGGTGCTCTCCATGCTGGTCTACCAGCGGCCGAATCTGCTGCTCCTGGATGAGCCCACCAACCACCTGGACCTGGAGATGCGCCTGGCCCTGGAGATCGCCCTGCAGGAATACGAAGGTGCCCTGGTGGTGGTCTCCCATGACCGACATCTGCTGGAGTCCGTGTGCGATGACCTGTGGCTGGTGGCCGGGGGCGAGGCCCGGCCCTTTGAGGGGGATCTGGAGGATTACCGCCAGTGGCTCAGCCGGCAGGATCGGGCCCCGGCAGCGAACACCGACGCTGCACAAGCTGTGTCAGTCGCCACCCCTACCCAGGATCGTCGCGCCCAGCGCCGGGAGGCGGCCCAGGCGCGCCAGCGGCTCAAGCCCCTGCATGACGCGGTCAAGCGCCTGGAGAGGCGTCACGGTGAACTGGAGACGGAGCAGGCGCGCATCGAGGCCAGTCTTGCGGACCCGGCCATTTACGATGAGATCAACAAGGCGAAGCTGCAGGACCTGCTCGCCCGCCAGGGCGCGCTGGCTGCAGAGTTGGCGTCAGTGGAAGGGGAGTGGATGGAAGCGCTTGCGAAGCTGGAAGGGGGGGAGGTTGAAGGTTGAAGGGGGAAGGCGAAGTTCAAATCGCCTTCCCCCCTCATGTGTCAGTGAGGCCGGTGCAGATAAGGCATCTCACCCCGATGCACCATGTGGCGGATCAGATCCACCCTGCCTGGTGCTTCCTGGTTGAGTTCCTCGGCGCATTGGGAGGGCACATGGGCCGTCTCCGCCAGCAGCACCTCGAGCTCCCTCAGATCCACTTTGGGGGTGGTCAGCTCCTCCGGGGCGGGATTCTCCTTCATGCGGGTTTCCCAGAACATACGCGGGTGCCAGCAGTGGAGCTGAACATCGGGGTTCTGGAATAAGTCCACACAACGGCGGTTGAGTTTCTCGTGAGTGGTGGAAGTGTTCGCCATGGAAAGCCTCCTTTGTTCACGGGTGGGCTGAATGAAGTGCCTGCCTTTAATCCTAGTAAATTCGTCGGATGTTTCAACCGCAGGTGAGGGGTGACGCAGACCCCCCACCCCCTCCCTAGCCCTCCCCCGTGAGGGGGAGGGGATTAAGGTACAGACCGGTAACATCGTTTACAGATTAAACCGGGCACATGGTTTACAGGTAACTTGCGTCGGCGAGGAGGAACGAGCCGATGCCCTGGAAAGAGACCTGTGCCATGGATCAGAGAGTGCAATTTATCGGTGCCTGGCTAAGCGGGCGCTATAGCAAGAGTGCGCTATGTCGCCATTTCGGGATCTCGCGTCCCACGGGCGACAAGTGGATCAGGCGCCACGCGCTTGTGGGTGTGGACGGACTCAAGGAGTCCTCCCGTGCGCCGCACAACCAGCCCAACAGGATCAGCGAAGCGCTGTGCGAGCGCATTGTGCAGGCCAAGCTTGCGCATCAGGATTGGGGCCCGAAGAAGGTGCTCGACTGGCTACGGGCCAGGGAGCCCGAGGTGGTTTGGCCGGCCGATAGCACGGGCGGGGAGATCCTGCGCCGTGCCGGGCTGGTCAAGCCCCGGCGCCGACGCCGGGTTGTGCCGCCCCATGAGGCGCCGTTTGCCGACTGTGAGCAGTCCAACGCGGTGTGGGCGGTGGATTTCAAGGGCGATTATCGCCTGGGCGAGGGTAGGCGCTGTTATCCACTGACGCTCAGCGACAGTTTCAGCCGGTATCTGTTGCTGTGTCGGGGGCTGGCGCGCCCCAGCGGGGCTGCGGTGCATCCCTGGTTTGAATGGGCGTTTCGTGAGTACGGCCTGCCCCAGGCGATACGCAGCGACAACGGCGCGCCGTTTGCCTCGCGGGCGGTGGGCGGACTCAGTGCGTTGTCGAAGTGGTGGATCGATCTGGGGATACACCCGGAGCGTATCCGCCCCGGGCGGCCCGATCAGAACGGGCGCCACGAGCGCATGCATCGCAGC containing:
- a CDS encoding sigma-54 interaction domain-containing protein, coding for MASPASPSPELLGLLDSHDEPAVLLDPDYHILAANVAYRRVYGEVGRGHKCFQVSHGYTVPCDQAGESCPLKGSLETGQAQRVLHLHQTPRGEEHVDVETRPIPGADGHVRYVLETMRQSKVASARPSAEKLVGRSSAFNHMLGLVQRVAPSEAAVLLLGETGTGKELVAQALHELSPRHTGPFVAVECAGLTDTLFESELFGHERGAFTGATSLKVGLVEAARGGTLFLDELGDIPLGMQVKLLRLLETGTFRRVGGIEPQKADFRLVCATHRDLEALVRAGEFREDLYYRISVFPIHLPTLRERREDLSLLAEALLARIPSARDKRLGRDALAMLRDYPFPGNIRELRNLLERASLLADDREIEARHLALGPHQTRQENLCPESGEIIPLDDLEGRYLRQVSARYRGERRELARLLGVSERTLYRKLEGLREGRDHGQD
- a CDS encoding c-type cytochrome translates to MELIGLYPTWYEPTIGSGWVVGLIATIHVLFSHTSVGAAIFFAFLATIAYRRNQPELLTFIKKYGLFLLVFAYVAGSITGVGIWYSTTVASPRGISALIHSFVWKWATEWVFFVIEVVGVYMVVYLVGKVDQRTHLRITWIFALASYATMLIIIGILSFMLWPGKEAWFAEGGYLNGFYGSNTFAQLAMRSAFMFTMTAVVGGIVASRLTDLDLRREIIRKLAWLGIVSTITGTALFSWYTSTLPEHAHLVMRARLPDWFSVSLLAVLGGILVYFIASLIQPRLLTPVVASIATVSILVFGLWPEEVARESIRKPYVAGEYVYSNQVIGRDVPGMGIRSEIPVLQEHGLLKTHVFLPEELREVTGENAARVGRAIALSMCSNCHSVTDTGMRPLRNYLGGHTDVARIKTYLKGALTTGNTLYMPLIPLTDDEAEALAVYMASLNDPQVPARYAAQRAGIARADNSPASVSMKE
- a CDS encoding c-type cytochrome, encoding MKKFAYALALIVALFAATVHAQASETQQSERPTGEMMGNTCAACHGTHGRLGSAAFVPLAGMAAEEFVRAMRAFRDGSRPSTLMHSVAVGFSDEEYQAMAEFFAAQRIEE
- a CDS encoding NAD(P)/FAD-dependent oxidoreductase, which translates into the protein MQRRDFLKALGAGAMLASGLSIKSVFASATPHVVIVGGGVGGATAAKYLKLADPNIRVTVIEKNPVYIRPYGSSEVLNDHIGMTELEVRYDRLRDRYGIEFLFDTVIGVDPLARTVRTAGGVQLNYDRMIVSPGIQLLYDRIEGYSASVAESRIPSAWIPGHQTRLLRDQLHAMRPGGTFVIVAPPNPYRCPPGPYERGALMAEWFKVHNPTAKVIILDSKDNFVPGPSMLLGWNRLYGYNVPERFREGMPTEGEWPMKAHEEPGMLEWVAGRDGGRVLSVDPAALSVETEAGRFQADVLNIVPPMVAGRVAFDLDLVDGTGYCPIDRRTHESTRHPGIHVIGDACVADAMPKSGFSANTQAKVAARAVVDLLAGRDTQVPLWENTCYALAGTEYGLYVADIFRLVDGRITRTEGPRFLPLDASRAQIRIGALYQQNWMRTFTEDCFA
- a CDS encoding c-type cytochrome, with amino-acid sequence MKKHLLLILLLSLLGGQAFAEPKHGTAESWTPVRLHAALAAMPEGDVERGAQLHAALFCASCHGERGESLSRHWPALSGQRAPYTYKMMLDYRDGLRHEDARAEMMVVLARMMTEQDMADVAAFYAAQPLPGSAPLKKGHPVNDLVRRGDPQRLITPCASCHGVEGQGGRNETPSLAGQRPEYLVRTLKAFRDNTRHNDVHQGMAQFAWDLTDEEIRALADYYTR
- a CDS encoding GGDEF domain-containing protein; translated protein: MKTKFLNTLLMSRQAPQAGNAPALGTGPTAAPLSPTELAQRLQTSLELERTLELFTQAIQWAFPHDGMTYDHPGLGLHLSWGRLSRHSCCYNLVVEREEIGELRFLRGRKFREEELTEVENLLSVLIYPLRNSLLYRQAVEAAQTDTLTGLYNRAALDHLLPRELAALRRGQQHLALLVVDIDHFKRINDTLGHSAGDQVLKAAADCLQEATRESDMLFRYGGEEFVMLMSTESPEDALLAGERIRRVLRNCEALQSAAPGFTLTASIGVAMARPTDSAFSLFDRADQAMYTAKQAGRDRVVRSEE
- a CDS encoding ATP-binding cassette domain-containing protein encodes the protein MLQLTDLTLRRGPRILFQDADLAVHAGWRVGLTGANGTGKSSLFALIRGQLSPDSGSCALPPDWVIATVAQETPAVSRSALDYAMDGDVELRTLQAELAEAEAAEDGTLMGTLHARLDAIDAYRAESRAGRLLHGLGFTDADLGRPVSDFSGGWRMRLNLSQALMCRSDLLLLDEPTNHLDLDAVLWLEQWLTSYPGTLMLISHDRSFLDTVVDHVVHIEQQRVSLYTGNYSAFELQRAEALAQQQALHERQKREVAHMEAFITRFKAKASKARQAQSRVKALERMTLVAPAHVDSPFHFTFPAPARLPNPLLQLEQVQAGYGDKAVLKGVQMALRPGDRIGLLGPNGAGKSTLIRVLAGAQPPLSGERDAAPDLAVGYFAQHQLEQLDAQATPLLHLQRINPRATEQALRNFLGGFGFAGDAATSPVAPFSGGEKARLVLSMLVYQRPNLLLLDEPTNHLDLEMRLALEIALQEYEGALVVVSHDRHLLESVCDDLWLVAGGEARPFEGDLEDYRQWLSRQDRAPAANTDAAQAVSVATPTQDRRAQRREAAQARQRLKPLHDAVKRLERRHGELETEQARIEASLADPAIYDEINKAKLQDLLARQGALAAELASVEGEWMEALAKLEGGEVEG
- a CDS encoding integrase core domain-containing protein — its product is MPWKETCAMDQRVQFIGAWLSGRYSKSALCRHFGISRPTGDKWIRRHALVGVDGLKESSRAPHNQPNRISEALCERIVQAKLAHQDWGPKKVLDWLRAREPEVVWPADSTGGEILRRAGLVKPRRRRRVVPPHEAPFADCEQSNAVWAVDFKGDYRLGEGRRCYPLTLSDSFSRYLLLCRGLARPSGAAVHPWFEWAFREYGLPQAIRSDNGAPFASRAVGGLSALSKWWIDLGIHPERIRPGRPDQNGRHERMHRSLKGWLGTPAQGLEAEQRRLEAFRAEYNWERSHEALSRRTPGSLYAASPRPYPPCIEPPDYDQGVEVRRVRNNGEIKWRGRLIYLSEVLIGEPVALEPAGDGLWELRYRFHPLGLLNEQNDRITPARGWHGDPKV